A window of Variovorax paradoxus EPS genomic DNA:
AAGCTGTCCGCGCCGCCGATCACGTTCTGCGCGAGGATCTGCGCATCGAACAGGTCCAGGTGCCACATGAGCGCCACGCCGCTCGCGAGCAGCGAGAAGGCGATGGGAATGCCCATCGCCATGGCCAGGAGGAGGGAGCCGACAAAGACGAGGATGGTCATTTGCGCGCTCCCGGCGTCTCGTTCTGCGAACCCAGGATCTGCTGGAGCTGCACGGCTTCTTCCGACTCCTGCACCATCACCAGTTCGCTCTCGGCAATGCGGCCGGTGAGAAGGCGCAGCAGGTCGAGCGCAAGGATGAAGCCGGCCAGCACCGAGAACACCACGCCCGACGCATACACGATGGCCATCGACGCGCCGGTGACCGGCGCCGTCACGTCCCAGTTGATGCGCGCCTGCGCCATGCTGCCCTGGAACAGCAGCCACACGATGTAGAGCATCACGACGTGGCCGACGGCCAGGCAGATCTTCTTGCCGATGGGTGGCAGCTTCTGCACCACCATGTCCACGCCCAGGTGGCCGTGCTCCTTCAGCGCGACCACCGCGCCGAGGAAGGTCATCCAGATGAAGAGCCAGCGCGAGACTTCCTCGGACACCGTGATGCCCGAGTTGAAGCCGTAGCGCAGCACCACGTTGCCGAACACGAGCACCACCATGACCGCGAGCGCGGCCGCGATCAGCGCCTCGATGCCGGTGCAGCACCGGTCGATCCAGCGACTCATGGCGCGGCCGCGGCCAAGGCTGTTCTTTGCATCTCCACCAGCGCGCGCAGCGCGGCCAGGTACGACAGCGGCCCGAGCCCCTGCACCGTGCCCTTGACCGCCGGCGAGATGATCGAGTGCGCACGCCACGCCTCGCGCGCGGCGATGTTGGACATGTGAACCTCGATGGTCGGGAACGGCATGGCCTTGATCGCGTCGTGCAGCGGCACGCCGTGCTGGGTGAGGCCCGCGGGGTTGACCAGCGCGCCTTGCGCATCGTCGATGTGCGTGTGCAGGAAATCGATCAGGTCGCCTTCGTGGTTCGACTGGATCGTCTCCAGCGTCACGCCGAGTTCGCCTGCGAGCGACTGCAGTTGCGCGTTGATTTCGGCGAGCGTGGTCTTGCCGTAGATGTGAGGTTCGCGGCGGCCGAACAGGTTGAGGTTGGGGCCGTGGAGGACGAGGATCTTCATGGGGAGCTTCGGTGAGAGGGCTTTTTTTGCTTACTTGCGGATGCGTGCGAGTTCGTCGTTGTAGAGCTTGACGATGGCGGGGTCGTACTGTGCGGCGAACTTGTCGATGACCGGCTTGGCGACAGTGCGCATGCGCGCTTGCTCGGCAGCTGAGAGTTCGTTGAACTGCGCGCCCTTGGCCTGCAGGTCGCCCACGGCCTTCTGCGCTGCGGCGCGGCTCACTTGCCGTTGATAACCACGCGCTTCATTGGCCGCGTCGTTCATCATCTTCTGCTCAGCGGGGGTGAGCGAGTCCCAGAACTTCTTGCTCACCAGCACGATGTTGGCGGCGTAGACGTGGTTCGTGGCGCTCACGAACTTCTGCACTTCGTAGAACTTGTTCGAGAGGATCACGGCATACGGGTTCTCTTGACCGTCCACCGCCTTCGCTTCGAGCGCGCCATACAGCTCTGCAAAGGGCATCGGCACCGGGTTGGCCTTGAAGGCCTTGAAGGTCTCCAGGAACACCGGGTTCGGAATCACGCGGATCTTCAGGCCTTCGAGGTCTTCGGGCTTGGTGATAGGGCGCTTGCTGTTGGTGACGTTGCGAAAGCCCAGGTCCCAATAGCCGAGGGCAACAAGGCCCTTCTCGGGCAGCTTGGCGATGAGGGCTTGTCCGAGAGGCCCATCGAGCAACGCATCGGCTTGCGCGAAGGAATTCACCGAGAAGGGGAAGTCCACAAGCCCGAACTCCTTGACGATGCCCGCAAGCGAAGTGGTGGCCGGGGCCGACATCTGCTGCACGCCGCCCTGCAGGGCAGATTGCTGCTGCATCTCGTTGCCCAGTTGGGAGGCGGGGAATTCCTGGACCTTCATCTTGCCGCCGCTCTTGGCCGAGAGCAGCTCGGCGAATCGCTTGACGCCGAAGCTCACGGGGTGATCGGCATTGTTGAGGTGGCCGAAGCGGATCACGCGATCCTGCTGCGCCCACGACGGAGCGGCAAGGCCGACGCAGAAGCTGGCAATGGCAAGCGTACGAAGAAGTTTCACAAGAGGTCCTCAGGGAAGATGGAAAAACCGATTGGGCGCGATTATGGATTTTCTTGGAAAGCGTTTCCACTATGGAAATCCCTTCCCTGTCTGTTACGCTCCGCCGGGCAAGATCACCGTCGTCTGTGAAATGAAATTCGAAAGAGCGATATGAGCGGGATACTGGAACGCAGCTTCAAGGTGCTGGAATACCTGGCCGAACATCCGGAGGGCTGCGCGCTCTCTGCCCTGGCAAGCGAATTGGAGATACCGCTGAGCGCGTCGCACCGCCTGCTCACGGAACTCATTCGCTGCGGCTATGTGCGGCAGGACCCGCGCGATGGCCACTACCTGCTGACCATCAAGCTGGTCTCGATCAGCCTGTCGTTCCTGAGCCGCTCCGGCATCGTCGACATCGCGCAGCCCCTGCTTGACCAGTTGGCCTCGGCCTCGGGCGAACTGGTGCGGCTGGCCGTGGTCGATGGCGACGACCTCACTTTCGTGGCCAAGGCGCAGGGCGCCACACGCGGCCTTCGCTACGACCCGGACATGGGCCTGTCGGTCAACCTCTCGTGCAGCGCGGCCGGCCACGCATGGCTCTCGACGATGAGCGAGGACGCCGCCACCGTGCTCGTCGCGAAGAAGGGACTGGGCACGCCGCAGGACTACGGCCCCAAGGCGCCCACCTCCATCAAGGGCGTGATGGCCTTCGTGAAGGCTGCGCATCAGCGCGGCTTCAGCATGATCAATGAAGTGTTCGCGCCGGGCATGACAGCCATGGCCGCGCCGGTGCGCGGCGCCGACGGCACGGCCATCGGCGTCGTCACCATCGCGGGGCCGCTGAGCCGCCTGACGCCGCAACGGATGGAAGCGCTCGGACCCGCGCTTCTTCAGACCGCCGAAGACGTTGCGCGTGCCAGCGGCGCATCGGCGTTGTTCAAGAAAAGAGCCTAAGTCGGCTTACATAAAAGGAGACAAGCCATGAAGAGAGATTCGATTCGCAAGCTCGCGATGCTGGCTACCATTGCGGCCGCCGCCGCATTCGCCACCGGCAGCGCGTTCGCGCAGATCAAGGAGCGCACGCTCAAGTTCGCGTTCCAGAACCAGACCGGCCATCCGCAGGCGCAGGGCGCGCAGAAGTTCGCCGACATCGTCGCGGCCAAGTCCGGCGGCAAGATCACGGTGAAGCTGTTCGCGGGTGGCTCGCTCGGCGGCGACCTGCAGACGGTGTCCGCATTGCAGGGCGGCACGGTTGAGATCACCGTGCTCAACGCCGGCATCCTCTCCGCGCAGGTGAAGGAGTTCGCGGCCTACGACTTCCCGTTTCTCTTCAACAGCGGCAAGGAAGCCGATGCCGTCACCGACGGTCCCTTCGGCCAGAAGCTGATGGCCAGGCTCGAAGAGAAGGGCCTGCACGGCCTGGGTTACTGGGACCTGGGCTTTCGCAACCTCACCAACAGCAAGCGGCCGATCGTGAAGGCGGACGACATCGCGGGGCTGAAGGTCCGCGTCATCCAGTCGCCGATCTACATCGACCTCTTCAGCGCGCTCGGTGCCAACGCCACGCCGCTGCCGTTCCCCGAGCTCTACCCGGCGCTCGACCAGAAGGCGGTCGACGGGCAGGAGAACCCGAACACGACGATCCTGTCGTCCAAGTTCGCAGAGGTGCAGAAGTACATCACCCAGACGCGCCACATCTACAACCCGCAGGCGCTCCTCGTCAGCAAGAAGACCTGGGACGGCATGAGCGCCGAAGAGAAGAAGATCATTTCCGACGCCGCCGCCGAGGCCACCGTGTTCCAGCGCCAGGCTTCGCGCGGCGCGGCCGACAGTGCGCTCGATGCGCTCAGGAAGGCCGGCATGACCGTCTCCGAACTGCCGCCCGAAGAAATGGCCAAGCTGCGCGCCAAGGTGAAGCCCGTCATCGACAAGTACTCGGCCTCGGTGGGCGAGGCCACCGTCAAGGAGCTGATGGCCGAGATCGACAAGGCGCGCAAGTAAATCGGATCAGACGATCCGCACCGACAGGTTGGGCAACCCGTCGATGTGGATTTCGATCAGATCGCCGCGCACCACCGGCCCCACGTTCTCGGGCGTGCCCGAATAGATGATGTCGCCGGGCATCAGCTCGAAGGCCTGCGACAGCCGGCTGATCTGCTCGGCGACCGACCAGATCATGTACTTGAGCGTGGCGTGCTGCTTCGTTTCGCCATTCACCTTGAGCCAGATCGCGCCATCGGCGAAATGACCGACCTTCGCCACCGGATGGATCGGCCCGATGGGTGCCGAGTGGTCGAAGCTCTTGCCGATTTCCCACGGCTTCTTCTGGTCGCCCATTTCGCGCTGCAAGTCGCGGCGCGTCATGTCCAGGCCCAGCGAGTAGCCGTACACGTGGTCGAGCGCGCTCGCCGCCGGAATGTTCTTGCCGCCCTTGGCGAGCGCAACGACCAGCTCCACCTCGTAGTGGTAGTTCTTGGTGAGCGTGGGGTAGGGGTGGTCGGCCACCTTGCCCGGCATCACGACCTGGATCGCGTCGGCCGGCTTTTGAAAGAAGAAGGGCGGCTCGCGCGTCGGGTCCGAGCCCATCTCGC
This region includes:
- a CDS encoding TRAP transporter small permease is translated as MSRWIDRCCTGIEALIAAALAVMVVLVFGNVVLRYGFNSGITVSEEVSRWLFIWMTFLGAVVALKEHGHLGVDMVVQKLPPIGKKICLAVGHVVMLYIVWLLFQGSMAQARINWDVTAPVTGASMAIVYASGVVFSVLAGFILALDLLRLLTGRIAESELVMVQESEEAVQLQQILGSQNETPGARK
- a CDS encoding type II 3-dehydroquinate dehydratase; this encodes MKILVLHGPNLNLFGRREPHIYGKTTLAEINAQLQSLAGELGVTLETIQSNHEGDLIDFLHTHIDDAQGALVNPAGLTQHGVPLHDAIKAMPFPTIEVHMSNIAAREAWRAHSIISPAVKGTVQGLGPLSYLAALRALVEMQRTALAAAAP
- a CDS encoding TRAP transporter substrate-binding protein — its product is MKLLRTLAIASFCVGLAAPSWAQQDRVIRFGHLNNADHPVSFGVKRFAELLSAKSGGKMKVQEFPASQLGNEMQQQSALQGGVQQMSAPATTSLAGIVKEFGLVDFPFSVNSFAQADALLDGPLGQALIAKLPEKGLVALGYWDLGFRNVTNSKRPITKPEDLEGLKIRVIPNPVFLETFKAFKANPVPMPFAELYGALEAKAVDGQENPYAVILSNKFYEVQKFVSATNHVYAANIVLVSKKFWDSLTPAEQKMMNDAANEARGYQRQVSRAAAQKAVGDLQAKGAQFNELSAAEQARMRTVAKPVIDKFAAQYDPAIVKLYNDELARIRK
- a CDS encoding IclR family transcriptional regulator; amino-acid sequence: MSGILERSFKVLEYLAEHPEGCALSALASELEIPLSASHRLLTELIRCGYVRQDPRDGHYLLTIKLVSISLSFLSRSGIVDIAQPLLDQLASASGELVRLAVVDGDDLTFVAKAQGATRGLRYDPDMGLSVNLSCSAAGHAWLSTMSEDAATVLVAKKGLGTPQDYGPKAPTSIKGVMAFVKAAHQRGFSMINEVFAPGMTAMAAPVRGADGTAIGVVTIAGPLSRLTPQRMEALGPALLQTAEDVARASGASALFKKRA
- a CDS encoding TRAP transporter substrate-binding protein → MKRDSIRKLAMLATIAAAAAFATGSAFAQIKERTLKFAFQNQTGHPQAQGAQKFADIVAAKSGGKITVKLFAGGSLGGDLQTVSALQGGTVEITVLNAGILSAQVKEFAAYDFPFLFNSGKEADAVTDGPFGQKLMARLEEKGLHGLGYWDLGFRNLTNSKRPIVKADDIAGLKVRVIQSPIYIDLFSALGANATPLPFPELYPALDQKAVDGQENPNTTILSSKFAEVQKYITQTRHIYNPQALLVSKKTWDGMSAEEKKIISDAAAEATVFQRQASRGAADSALDALRKAGMTVSELPPEEMAKLRAKVKPVIDKYSASVGEATVKELMAEIDKARK
- a CDS encoding fumarylacetoacetate hydrolase family protein, with amino-acid sequence MSNTSSRRGLLAGSAAMATGAIAGCALPAGAGRTAPTPFDVAVSTVPIVGSEQVYPVRRIYCIGRNYAAHAREMGSDPTREPPFFFQKPADAIQVVMPGKVADHPYPTLTKNYHYEVELVVALAKGGKNIPAASALDHVYGYSLGLDMTRRDLQREMGDQKKPWEIGKSFDHSAPIGPIHPVAKVGHFADGAIWLKVNGETKQHATLKYMIWSVAEQISRLSQAFELMPGDIIYSGTPENVGPVVRGDLIEIHIDGLPNLSVRIV